Below is a window of Halobaculum lipolyticum DNA.
CCGGGAGCGGCAGAGAGGTTAACTCCGCGCCGACCGGTGAGTCCGTATGCACGACTACCACGCCCACTCGGTGTACTCCGACGGCGGCCACCTCGAGTCGATGCTCGACGCCGCCGCGGCCGCCGGTCTCGACGGGGCGGGGTTCGCGGACCACTGCTCGGTGACGCGCGACCCCCACTGGCGGGCCCAGCGCGACCGCTACGCCCGACACTTCGATCTCACCTACGAGCGGCGGCGCGCGGCCATCGACCGCCTCCGGCGGGAGTACGACATCGACGTCTACGACGCCGTCGAGATGGACTACGAGCCGGGCGCCGACGAGCGCATCGCGACGTTCCTCGACGGCGCCGACTTCGACTACGCGCTCGGGAGCGTCCACTACGTCGGCGAGTACACGGTGTTCTCGTTCGAGGACTTCTCGACGCCGGACGCGCCCGACCCCGAGGCGGTCGTGGCGGACTACTACGACGCGGTCGTCGCGCTCGCGGCGTCGGAGCTGTTCGAGGTCGCCGCCCACGTCGACGTGGTGGAGGCACACCCCCAGCTCGCGGGGCTGCGCACCGACGAGCAGGTCCGCCGCGTCGCCGACGCGTTCGTCGACTCACGGACGGTGCCGGAGGTGAACGCCAAACGGGTCACCCGCGACGGCGGGCCGGCGTTCCACCCGACCGACGACCTGCTGGCCGCGCTGCTCGACCGGGGGATTCGGTTCACGGTCGGCACCGACGCCCACCGCCCCGAGGAGTACGCCGAGCGCGTGGCGGCGCTCGACCGTGTCTGCGAGGCGAACGGGGTCGATCCGGTGTCGCCGTTGTCGGTCACGGAGCGGCCGGCGTCGACCGCGGGTGCCGTCGAGTAGCGACCGTGTGAACGGGGGACGCGGCGGGGAGGGCTTCGACGGTCTTAAGTGTCGCGTGGGCGGACCTGACGGTGAGACAGGCGTACGCCTGTTTCACTGACCCGTAGGAGCATTCCTGCGTACTACGGAGGTGAAAAATGGCAGATTCAATCGAGGACGCAGTAACCCAGGCACTGGAGACCGCCCCCGCTCGCAACTTCCGCGAGACCGTGGACTTGGCGATCAACCTCCGGGACCTGGACCTCAACGACCCGTCGAATCGAGTCGACGACGAAGTCGTGCTCCCGGCCGGCACCGGCCAGGAGACGCAGATCGTCGTCATTGCAGAGGGCGAGACAGCCCTCCGTGCGGAAGACGTCGCCGACAGAGTCCTGTCCGGCAGCGACCTCTCGGACCTCGCGTCCGAAGAGGGCGAGGCCAAGGATCTCGCCGATGAAACGGACTTCTTCATCGCCGAGGCCGACATGATGCAGGACGTCGCGTCCAACCTCGGGCGTATCCTGGGGCCGCGTGGCAAGATGCCCACGCCGCTCCAGCCCGACGACGACGTCGTCGAGACCGTCAACCGCATGAAGAACACCGTCCAGATCCGGTCCCGGGACCGCCGCACGTTCCACACGCGCGTCGGCGCTCAGGACATGACGGCCGACGAGATCAGCGATAACATCGACGTTATCATCCGCCGGCTGGAGGCCGACCTCGAGAAGGGACCGCTCAACATCGACGCGATCTACGTCAAGACGACGATGGGTCCGTCCGTGGAGGTCCCGGTATGAGCAGTTCCGCCGAGGAGCGCAAGACCGAGACCATCCCCGAGTGGAAGCGCGAGGAGGTCGCCGAGCTGGTGGAGTTCGTCGAGTCGTACGACGCCGTCGGCGTCGTCGACCTGACGGGCATCCCGAGCCGGCAGCTCCAGGACATGCGCCGCGACCTGTACGGCAAGGCGGCGCTCCGGATGTCCCGCAACACCCTCATCCAGCGCGCGCTGGACGAGGTCGACGCGGGCGCCGAGGACTTAGACGAGTTCGTCTCGGGCCACGTGGGTCTCATCGGGACCGACGACAACCCCTTCGGCCTGTACAAGCAGCTCGAGGCGTCGAAGACGTCCGCCCCCATCGCGGCGGGCGAGGTCGCCCCGAACGACATCGTCATCCCCGAGGGTGACACGGGGGTCGACCCCGGCCCGTTCGTCGGCGAACTCCAGCAGGTCGGCGCGGACGCGCGGATCCAGGAGGGCTCCATCCAGGTGCTCTCGGACTCGCACGTGCTCGACGCCGGCGAGGTCGTCTCGAACGAGCTCGCGGGCGTGCTGGGCGAACTCGGCATCGAGCCGAAGGAAGTCGGGCTGGACCTGCGCGCCGTCTTCGCCGACGGCGTCCTGTTCGAGCCGGACGAGCTGGCCATCGACGTGGACGAGTACCGCGCGGACGTCCAGTCCGCCGCGGCGGCGGCGCGCAACCTCTCGGTCAACGCCGCCTACCCGACCGCCCGCACCGCGGGCACCCTGCTCGCGAAGGCCGCCGGCGACGCGAAGGCCGTCGGTCTGTTCGCCGCCATCGAGGACGAGGAACTCATGCCCGACCTCGTGGCCCGCGCGGACGCGCAGCTGCGCTCGCTGGCGGCCGCCATCGACGACGACGAGGCGCTCCCCGAGGAGCTCCGCGGCGTCGAGGCACCCGCCCCCGAGCCGGCCGCCGACGAGGAGGACACCGAGGACGCACAGAGCGACGACGAGGACACGGAAGCCGACGCCGACGACACCGACGACTCCGACGACGACGACGGGGACGGTGCCGAGGGCCTCGGCGCGATGTTCGGATAAACACCACTACACAGGACAATGGAATACGTTTACGCTGCACTCATCCTGAACGAGACGGGCGAAGAGATCAACGAGGACAACGTCACGGCGGTGCTGGAAGCCGCCGGCGTCGACGTCGAGGAGTCCCGCGTGAAGGCCCTCGTGGCCGCGCTGGAGGACGTCGACATCGAGGAGGCCATCGAGACGGCCGCCGCCGCGCCCGCCGCGGGCGCCGCGGGCGGCGCCGCCGGCGGCTCCGACGACGAGTCGGAGGCCGACGACGGCGACGACGAGGCCGAGGAGGAGGCCGCCGACGAGGCCGACGACGACGACGACGAGGACGAGAGCTCGGGCGAGGGCCTGGGCGAGCTGTTCGGCTGACGCCGGGAGCCACTCGACTCGTTCGATCCACCCGAGATCCCACTTCTTTC
It encodes the following:
- the rpl12p gene encoding 50S ribosomal protein P1 translates to MEYVYAALILNETGEEINEDNVTAVLEAAGVDVEESRVKALVAALEDVDIEEAIETAAAAPAAGAAGGAAGGSDDESEADDGDDEAEEEAADEADDDDDEDESSGEGLGELFG
- a CDS encoding 50S ribosomal protein L1, giving the protein MADSIEDAVTQALETAPARNFRETVDLAINLRDLDLNDPSNRVDDEVVLPAGTGQETQIVVIAEGETALRAEDVADRVLSGSDLSDLASEEGEAKDLADETDFFIAEADMMQDVASNLGRILGPRGKMPTPLQPDDDVVETVNRMKNTVQIRSRDRRTFHTRVGAQDMTADEISDNIDVIIRRLEADLEKGPLNIDAIYVKTTMGPSVEVPV
- a CDS encoding 50S ribosomal protein L10, yielding MSSSAEERKTETIPEWKREEVAELVEFVESYDAVGVVDLTGIPSRQLQDMRRDLYGKAALRMSRNTLIQRALDEVDAGAEDLDEFVSGHVGLIGTDDNPFGLYKQLEASKTSAPIAAGEVAPNDIVIPEGDTGVDPGPFVGELQQVGADARIQEGSIQVLSDSHVLDAGEVVSNELAGVLGELGIEPKEVGLDLRAVFADGVLFEPDELAIDVDEYRADVQSAAAAARNLSVNAAYPTARTAGTLLAKAAGDAKAVGLFAAIEDEELMPDLVARADAQLRSLAAAIDDDEALPEELRGVEAPAPEPAADEEDTEDAQSDDEDTEADADDTDDSDDDDGDGAEGLGAMFG
- a CDS encoding PHP domain-containing protein, which produces MHDYHAHSVYSDGGHLESMLDAAAAAGLDGAGFADHCSVTRDPHWRAQRDRYARHFDLTYERRRAAIDRLRREYDIDVYDAVEMDYEPGADERIATFLDGADFDYALGSVHYVGEYTVFSFEDFSTPDAPDPEAVVADYYDAVVALAASELFEVAAHVDVVEAHPQLAGLRTDEQVRRVADAFVDSRTVPEVNAKRVTRDGGPAFHPTDDLLAALLDRGIRFTVGTDAHRPEEYAERVAALDRVCEANGVDPVSPLSVTERPASTAGAVE